Proteins encoded in a region of the Planococcus citri chromosome 1, ihPlaCitr1.1, whole genome shotgun sequence genome:
- the LOC135832296 gene encoding cyclin-dependent kinase 1-like, with protein MNDYEKIEKIGEGTYGIVYKGRNLTTGKLVAIKKIRMEVQDEGIPSTAIREISLLKELVHPNIVCLQEVLMEESKLHLIFEFLPMDLKKYMESLGDGKQLDSTMVKSLTYQLLVAVLFCHRRRVLHRDLKPQNLLINPKTGILKVADFGLGRALGVPVRIFTHEVVTLWYRAPEILLGSQRYSCPVDMWAVGCIFAELANHKPLFQGDSEIDQLYRIFRILSTPTEKTWAGITDLPYYKPVFPNWTQNELHNSVKNLNDDGFDLLMKMLIYDPSARISAKDAVDHRYFNDLDTSKLPARAYSP; from the exons ATGAATGATTACGAGAAAATCGAAAAGATAGGCGAAG gtacctatggaaTCGTTTACAAAGGCAGAAACTTGACAACTGGTAAATTGGTCGctatcaaaaaaatacgaatgGAAGTGCAAGACGAAGGAATACCTTCAACCGCTATCAGGGAAATATCACTATTGAAAGAATTGGTACATCCTAATATCGTTTG TTTGCAGGAAGTGTTGATGGAAGAATCGAAATTACATTTGATATTCGAGTTTTTACCCATGGATTTGAAGAAATACATGGAGAGTTTGGGTGATGGAAAACAATTGGATTCTACGATGGTTAAATCATTAACGTATCAG CTTCTTGTTGCGGTCTTATTTTGTCATCGAAGACGAGTTTTGCATCGAGATCTTAAACCCCAAAATCTTTTAATTAATCCGAAAACTGGTATTTTGAAAGTAGCTGATTTCGGTTTGGGACGTGCGTTAGGTGTACCCGTCCGGATTTTTACTCATGAA GTGGTCACGCTTTGGTACAGAGCTCCAGAAATTCTTCTCGGTTCCCAGCGATATTCGTGCCCGGTGGATATGTGGGCGGTTGGTTGTATTTTTGCCGAATTAGCCAATCATAAACCGTTGTTTCAAGGAGATTCAGAAATTGATCAACTTTATCGCATTTTccg AATTCTTTCTACGCCTACTGAGAAAACATGGGCTGGTATTACCGATCTTCCGTATTATAAACCAGTGTTTCCTAACTGGACGCAGAATGAATTACACAACAGCGTCAAAAATCTTAATGATGATGGATTCGATTtgttaatg aaaatgttaatCTACGACCCCTCCGCCCGGATTAGTGCCAAGGATGCGGTTGATCATCGCTATTTCAATGATTTAGATACGTCAAAATTACCAGCTCGAGCTTACAGTCCATAA
- the LOC135835085 gene encoding probable autolytic lysozyme produces MRMQCAVVELEIPNYQSALDVSWHQGKINWKKVKNTGIEHVIMKATEGSYHQDVTFLYNWEMARMNNIRTSVYHYFRALMNPDEQVANVIKTLNLTTFNYREDILAIDVEEKGNELASPDQVAHTLHRFLKGLESNNFVNVYIYCNYNYWENQVNWRIFDFSKYPLWIAWYNSEINSQPKIPSTWKTVGWTYWQYSNLGKVDGIDTYVDLDFCKTCTTNGTSVTS; encoded by the coding sequence ATGCGGATGCAATGTGCGGTCGTCGAATTAGAAATACCCAACTACCAAAGTGCCCTAGATGTGTCATGGCATCAAGGCAAAATCAATTGGAAGAAAGTGAAGAACACCGGGATAGAGCATGTGATAATGAAAGCTACAGAAGGATCATATCATCAAGATGTTACGTTTCTATACAACTGGGAAATGGCCAGAATGAACAATATTAGAACAAGCGTGTATCACTATTTTAGAGCTTTAATGAACCCCGACGAACAGGTTGCTAATGTtatcaaaactttgaacttgaCTACTTTTAATTATAGAGAAGACATTTTAGCTATTGATGTCGAAGAAAAAGGCAACGAATTAGCTTCTCCTGACCAAGTTGCACATACTCTACACAGATTTCTTAAAGGCTTAGAATCAAACAATTTCGTCAACGTTTATATCTATTGTAATTATAACTATTGGGAAAATCAGGTTAACTGGAGGATATTTGATTTCAGCAAATATCCTCTTTGGATCGCATGGTACAATAGTGAGATCAACTCCCAACCTAAAATTCCGTCAACATGGAAAACTGTTGGTTGGACGTATTGGCAATACTCCAATCTTGGAAAGGTTGACGGTATTGATACTTACGTTGATCTAGACTTCTGCAAAACCTGCACGACCAACGGAACTTCGGTAACTTCGTAA
- the car gene encoding vacuolar protein sorting-associated protein 33A: MTSHLTRGKLNIGLVQEQAKKEFLDLLDNCDGSKVIIWDDGLSGPFGLIAEYSLLKKRDAVKMHPLRPGKIKTIETENVIFITRPHLKLMGYVAENIHHEESSHRKRKWHLYFVPMKSLLCEEFLKNKGVYGSFATVQQISGCILFPFDNDLVSMELESAFREYYVDSDPTCVYQVAKAVKILQDIYGPIKRISGKGNAAQQVMKLLNKLDKEPSSSSSVKNSSSVQIDQLILIDRGIDLLSPLVTQLTYEGLIDELYGISNCNVKLPADRFGGQEEDFSDTTRDKVLILNSADEIFTEIRDKNLFAIGLTLSRRAKQMSLQFDEGQDGRTVQEIKQFVAKLPQMLAVKKCLANHMTVAEMIKEQTDSEDFRESVKNEHEMLLGIVSDRVHPYIEDCMAQKVDVIKVLRLICIQSIVSCGLKPKILEQYKRDIIQTYGFQHILTLTNLEKVGLLKIQQGTRSYTFLRKTLKLTEEETNNVTPKDIHYVHGIYAPLSVRLAQQFAKPNGIRSINDVISALPGPSFDDISKNTSNFTHQRRGSLSSQNDSSNVILVFFIGGCTFAEISALRFLSQQEDLNAEFVIATTKIITGNTFIKSLMEPLS, from the exons ATGACCTCTCATTTAACTCGAGGAAAACTGAATATAGGATTGGTGCAAGAGCAGGCAAAAAAAGAATTCTTGGACTTATTGGATAACTGCGATGGATcaaag GTGATTATATGGGATGATGGTTTGTCTGGTCCTTTTGGCCTAATCGCCGAGTACAGTCTCCTGAAGAAAAGAGATGCAGTAAAAATGCATCCCCTGAGACCGGGGAAAATTAAAACTATTGAAACAGAAAATGTAATATTCATTACTCGGCCACACTTGAAACTGATGGGTTATGTTGCTGAAAATATTCATCA TGAAGAGAGTTCgcatagaaaaagaaaatggcATTTATACTTTGTACCAATGAAAAGTTTACTATgcgaagaatttttgaaa AATAAAGGAGTATATGGTAGTTTCGCTACAGTTCAACAAATATCGGGCTGTATACTTTTCCCTTTCGATAATGATTTGGTATCAATGGAATTGGAATCTGCTTTTCGA gagtATTACGTTGATTCGGATCCTACTTGCGTATATCAAGTGGCCAAAGCTGTGAAAATACTACAAGATATATACGGTCCCATAAAAAGAATATCTGGAAAAGGAAACGCTGCTCAACAAGTTATGAAACTATTGAATAAACTCGATAAAGAACCGTCTTCTAGCTCATCTGTGAAGAACTCGTCTTCTGTTCAAATTGACCAGTTAATTTTAATTGATCGCGGAATTGATTTACTTTCTCCTCTTGTCACTCAGCTAACGTATGAAGGGTTGATCGACGAATTATATGGGATTAGTAATT GTAATGTGAAATTACCCGCTGATCGGTTTGGAGGCCAAGAAGAAGACTTTTCAGACACAACGCGCGATAAAGTACTCATACTGAATTCAGCAGATGAAATCTTTACTGAAATTAGAGATAAAAATTTGTTCGCAATTGGTCTAACTCTCAGTCGTCGTGCCAAACAAATGTCTTTGCAATTTGACGAGGGCCAGGACGGTCGAACGGTGCAAGAGATTAAACAATTCGTAGCGAAATTACCTCAAATGTTGGCTGTGAAGAAATGTTTAGCGAATC ATATGACTGTAGCTGAAATGATTAAAGAACAAACCGATTCCGAAGACTTTAGAGAAAGCGTAAAAAATGAACACGAAATGTTATTAGGTATCGTTAGTGACCGAGTTCATCCTTATATAGAGGACTGTATGGCTCAGAAAGTCGATGTTATTAAG gtCTTACGACTCATTTGCATACAATCTATAGTCAGCTGTGGTCTGAAGCCTAAAATTCTGGAACAATATAAAAGAGATATAATTCAAACTTACGGATTTCAACATATCCTCACTTTGACGAATCTGGAAAAAGTTGGCCTActgaaaattcaa CAAGGAACACGATCTTACACATTCCTTCGTAAAACCTTGAAATTGACTGAAGAAGAAACTAATAACGTTACTCCAAAAGATATTCATTATGTTCATGGCATATACGCTCCTCTGAGCGTGCGTTTAGCTCAACAGTTCGCCAAACCCAATGGTATAAGAAGTATTAACGATGTTATCTCTGCGTTGCCAGGACCCTCTTTTGatgatatttccaaaaatacctcCAATTTCACTCATCAAAGAA GAGGAAGTTTGAGCTCACAAAATGATTCGTCCAACGTGATTCTAGTATTTTTTATTGGCGGGTGTACTTTTGCAGAAATTTCTGCGTTACGATTTTTATCGCAACAAGAAGATC TGAATGCTGAATTTGTGATAGCAACAACCAAAATAATCACCGGTAATACTTTCATCAAGTCGCTGATGGAGCCATTGtcgtga